Proteins from a genomic interval of Rosa chinensis cultivar Old Blush chromosome 2, RchiOBHm-V2, whole genome shotgun sequence:
- the LOC112184979 gene encoding probable sphingolipid transporter spinster homolog 2 gives MVGLLVSSPIFASLAKSVNPFRLIGVGLSVWTLAVTGCGFSFNFWSIIICRMLVGVGEASFISLAAPFIDDNAPPPQKTAWLSIFYMCIPSGYALGYVYGGLVGTRLSWRAAFWGEAILMLPFVILGFVVKPLQMRGFKHDESKVAVSQVRGSGASEIKVATKIKKHLSRFMKDMKELLVDKVYIVNVLGYVAYTFVIGAYSYWGPKAGYNIYHMNNADMMFGGVTIVCGVLGTVAGGFVLDYMSNTISNAFKLLATTTFIGAILCFGAFCLKNTYGFLALFAVGQLLVFAIQGPVNYVCLHCVKPSLRPLSMAISTVAIHIFGDVPSSPLVGVLQDHIKNWRSTALILTSIFVPAAAIWFIGIFLYSVDRYSEESENQISTTQVEEKKTESTDSVAEPVTYSTLV, from the coding sequence ATGGTTGGACTTCTCGTTTCTTCTCCAATATTTGCATCACTAGCCAAGAGTGTGAATCCGTTTCGGCTCATCGGAGTTGGACTGTCTGTCTGGACCTTGGCTGTAACTGGCTGTGGTTTCTCATTCAACTTCTGGTCCATCATTATTTGCCGCATGCTGGTTGGTGTTGGTGAGGCTTCATTTATTAGTCTTGCCGCCCCGTTCATCGATGATAATGCCCCACCTCCTCAGAAAACTGCATGGCTTTCGATATTCTACATGTGCATACCATCTGGATATGCACTTGGTTATGTTTATGGTGGCTTGGTGGGCACCAGGCTAAGTTGGCGTGCTGCATTTTGGGGGGAGGCAATTCTGATGCTTCCCTTTGTGATTCTCGGGTTTGTTGTCAAGCCTTTGCAGATGAGAGGTTTTAAGCATGATGAATCAAAAGTTGCTGTGTCACAAGTTCGAGGTTCGGGTGCTTCCGAGATTAAAGTTGCAACGAAAATAAAGAAGCATCTTTCGAGGTTTATGAAAGATATGAAGGAGCTTTTGGTCGATAAGGTGTACATTGTTAATGTTCTTGGTTATGTAGCATACACCTTTGTAATTGGTGCCTACTCATATTGGGGACCTAAGGCTGGTTACAATATATATCATATGAATAATGCAGATATGATGTTTGGAGGTGTTACAATTGTGTGCGGAGTACTTGGCACAGTAGCAGGAGGCTTTGTTCTGGATTATATGTCTAACACTATCTCCAATGCTTTCAAGCTTCTTGCAACCACAACGTTTATTGGGGCTATATTATGCTTTGGTGCCTTTTGCTTGAAGAACACGTACGGTTTCCTAGCTCTTTTTGCAGTTGGACAACTACTTGTCTTTGCAATTCAGGGTCCCGTAAATTATGTTTGTCTGCATTGTGTGAAACCTAGTTTAAGGCCACTGTCTATGGCCATTTCTACTGTTGCAATTCACATCTTTGGAGATGTGCCTTCCTCGCCTCTCGTCGGAGTTCTCCAGGATCACATCAAGAATTGGAGGTCGACTGCTCTTATTCTAACATCTATTTTTGTTCCAGCGGCTGCCATATGGTTTATAGGAATTTTTCTGTACAGCGTCGATAGGTACAGCGAAGAAAGTGAGAACCAGATATCCACAACTCAGGTTGAAGAAAAGAAGACAGAATCTACTGATTCTGTTGCCGAGCCTGTCACATATTCAACTCTTGTCTAG
- the LOC112189434 gene encoding protein argonaute 16, with protein sequence MEDLPPPPPIVPPNVKPEVVALAPPKHSIMVRPRGSGTTGRRIQLSTNHFKVSVKNPDAVFYQYSVLITYEDKRPVEGMGLGRKLVDKLYQTYSSEFAGKKFAYDGEKALYTVGPLPRNKLEFTVVLEESFTKSNKIGKSGETDKRMKHCSNRSKTFNVEISYAAKITFKSIALALQGAEVDNTQDALRVLDIILRQKAAKMGCLLVRQSFFHDDSRNFVEIGGGVTGVRGFHSSFRPTQGGMSLNMDVSTTMIVTPGPVIDFLLTNQGVREPRYIDWVKAKRMLKNMRITTRHRNMECKITGLSEKTCNNQLFNLKLRSGDGMSEGETVEITVYEYFVKHCGIELTYSQHMPCLDVGKPKRPTYVPVELCSLVSLQRYTKALSSQQRASLVEKSRQKPLERIKSVTDALRNYRYDEDPVLAECGISIEKQLIQMDGRILETPKLKVGGNEDMMPFKGRWNFKGKSFLDPTRINSWLAVNFSGLCDLSQISRELINVGKKTGIHIERPKTLIEEDPRAERLGPVARVDKMFEQIQAKLQEPPEFILCVIPKKGSDIYGPWKKKTLVDFGIPTQCISPPKLSDPYLTNVLMKINTKLGGINSLLALEYSSCVPLINDTPTMILGMDVSHGSPGRSDIPSVAAVVGSRSWPLISRYRAAVRTQSPKVEMIDGLYKPLPNGNDDGIIRELLLDFYNTSKGRKPTQIIVFRDGVSESQFNQVLNIELDQIVKAYQNLGEENVPKFTLIIAQKNHHTKLFQANSPDNVPPGTVVDTKIVHPRIYDFYMCAQAGMIGTSRPAHYHVLLDEIGFSPDDLQNLIHSLSYVYQRSCTAISIVAPICYAHLAAAQVGQFMKFEDLSETSSAKGSVTTSESIPVPELPRLHRKVQGSMFFC encoded by the exons ATGGAGGATTTGCCTCCACCACCTCCTATTGTACCACCGAATGTGAAGCCAGAAGTTGTGGCTCTGGCTCCTCCTAAGCACTCTATTATGGTTAGGCCACGTGGGAGTGGAACCACAGGGCGGCGCATACAATTGAGCACTAACCACTTCAAAGTTTCTGTGAAGAATCCAGACGCTGTGTTCTACCAGTACTCT GTTCTGATAACTTATGAAGATAAGAGACCTGTTGAAGGCATGGGACTTGGGAGAAAGCTGGTGGATAAGCTCTATCAAACATACTCTTCAGAGTTTGCTGGTAAAAAGTTTGCATACGATGGGGAGAAAGCTTTATACACAGTCGGTCCTCTCCCGCGAAACAAACTTGAGTTCACAGTTGTTTTGGAGGAGTCATTTACAAAGAG CAACAAAATTGGGAAGTCTGGTGAGACTGATAAAAGGATGAAGCACTGTTCCAATCGGTCGAAAACATTCAACGTAGAGATAAGTTATGCTGCCAAAATAACTTTCAAGTCAATTGCTCTTGCCCTTCAAGGAGCTGAAGTAGACAACACTCAGGATGCATTGAGAGTGCTTGATATTATTCTACGGCAGAAAGCAGCTAAGAT GGGATGCCTTCTAGTACGACAGTCATTCTTCCATGATGACTCCAGGAACTTTGTTGAGATTGGAGGAGGTGTGACTGGTGTCCGGGGTTTTCATTCCAGTTTCCGTCCAACTCAGGGGGGCATGTCCTTGAATATGG ATGTATCTACAACAATGATTGTGACGCCTGGACCTGTTATTGATTTTCTGTTAACCAACCAGGGTGTACGAGAACCCCGCTACATTGACTGGGTAAAG GCCAAAAGAATGCTGAAAAATATGAGGATTACAACAAGACACCGTAACATGGAGTGCAAAATCACTGGGTTGAGTGAGAAGACCTGCAATAATCAGTT GTTTAATCTGAAGCTAAGGAGTGGTGATGGCATGAGTGAGGGGGAAACTGTGGAGATTACGGTGTATGAATATTTCGTCAAACACTGTGGCATAGAGCTCACCTATTCTCAACACATGCCATGCCTTGATGTTGGCAAGCCAAAGAGGCCCACTTATGTTCCAGTTGAG CTATGTTCACTTGTTTCACTACAAAGGTATACAAAAGCATTATCTTCCCAGCAAAGAGCCTCCTTAGTGGAAAAATCAAGGCAGAAGCCTCTGGAGAGAATAAAGAGTGTGACTGAT GCTTTAAGAAATTACCGCTATGATGAGGATCCTGTGCTTGCTGAATGTGGTATATCTATAGAGAAGCAACTGATTCAGATGGATGGCCGTATTCTTGAGACCCCAAAG TTAAAGGTCGGTGGCAATGAGGACATGATGCCCTTTAAGGGACGATGGAACTTCAAAGGAAAG TCATTTTTGGATCCTACTCGCATTAACTCTTGGCTAGCTGTCAACTTCTCCGGACTCTGTGACCTTAGTCAAATCTCTCGGGAGCTTATCAATGTTGGGAAGAAGACTGGAATT CATATTGAGCGACCCAAAACTCTAATTGAGGAAGATCCGCGAGCTGAAAGACTAGGCCCTGTTGCTAGAGTAGACAAGATGTTTGAACAGATTCAGGCTAAGCTCCAAGAACCACCTGAGTTCATTCTGTGTGTCATACCCAAGAAAGGTTCTGATATCTATG GGCCTTGGAAGAAAAAAACTCTGGTTGACTTTGGGATTCCAACACAATGTATTTCCCCACCCAAGCTTAGCGATCCTTACCTGACTAATGTCCTAATGAAAATCAATACCAAG CTTGGAGGAATAAATTCTCTCTTGGCACTGGAGTACTCCTCATGTGTTCCTCTTATAAATGATACTCCTACAATGATTTTGGGGATGGATGTGTCTCATGGTTCTCCTGGCCGTTCAGATATTCCTTCAGTTGCTGCG GTTGTTGGCTCTCGTAGTTGGCCTCTTATATCAAGGTACAGAGCAGCTGTTAGAACACAATCTCCTAAGGTGGAGATGATTGATGGTCTATACAAGCCACTTCCAAATGGTAATGATGATGGTATTATCAG GGAACTGCTTCTGGACTTCTATAACACAAGCAAAGGACGCAAACCAACTCAGATAATTGTTTTCAG GGATGGCGTCAGTGAATCACAGTTTAATCAAGTGTTGAACATTGAGCTGGATCAAATTGTAAAG GCTTACCAGAACCTTGGGGAGGAAAATGTTCCAAAGTTCACTCTCATTATAGCTCAAAAGAATCATCACACAAAGCTATTCCAAGCTAATAGCCCTGACAATGTTCCACCAG GGACAGTTGTTGACACAAAAATCGTGCACCCAAGGATCTATGATTTCTACATGTGTGCTCAGGCTGGCATGATT GGAACTTCGAGGCCAGCTCACTATCATGTCTTGCTTGATGAGATTGGTTTTTCCCCTGATGACTTGCAGAACCTGATTCACTCCCTTTCTTATGT GTACCAAAGGAGCTGTACTGCAATATCCATTG TGGCACCCATATGCTATGCGCACCTTGCTGCAGCACAAGTGGGGCAGTTTATGAAGTTTGAAGATCTCTCGGAAACTTCATCAGCTAAAGGTAGTGTCACAACATCAGAGAGCATCCCAGTTCCCGAGCTCCCTAGGCTTCATAGAAAGGTCCAGGGCTCCATGTTCTTCTGCTAA